One Bacillota bacterium LX-D genomic region harbors:
- a CDS encoding DUF3866 family protein, protein MFSYEQGQVTKVIEKNDYVTEIIVLVSGKEEKAINYNLLTGPVGLGDRVILNTTAVRLNLGTGGYHFVINNLKQIEQPIKGSGHIMKMRYTPFQIKVLSVEEATSPFHNVMSTANNLNNTPVIIGTLHSMLTPITWGIKTRSSRDLKVICVMTDGAALPLAFSKTIPQLRKKKLIHGTITIGNAFGGDIEAVNIYSGLLAAKHVLKADIIVVTMGPGIVGTGTKWGFSGIEQGQIINAVESLGGIPIAVPRISFVDQRQRHYGLSHHTITVLEKIALAPAIVPLAKLYFPKLKYVLKQWKEANLGKKHFLKIIDVHKSLNELIQTDLKVSTMGRKIHEDQEFFATAVASGAMAVKYLIK, encoded by the coding sequence TTGTTTAGCTATGAACAGGGGCAAGTAACTAAAGTTATTGAAAAAAATGATTATGTTACTGAAATAATAGTACTTGTTAGCGGTAAAGAAGAAAAGGCTATAAATTATAACTTGCTAACAGGACCAGTTGGTTTAGGGGATAGGGTAATATTAAATACAACTGCTGTTCGTTTGAACTTAGGCACAGGTGGTTATCATTTTGTAATTAATAATTTAAAACAAATTGAACAACCGATTAAAGGTTCAGGACATATTATGAAGATGCGCTATACTCCTTTTCAAATTAAGGTATTAAGTGTGGAAGAAGCAACTAGCCCTTTTCATAATGTAATGTCAACTGCTAATAATTTGAATAATACGCCAGTAATTATTGGAACATTGCACAGCATGTTAACACCCATTACTTGGGGGATAAAAACCAGGTCTAGCAGAGATTTAAAAGTCATCTGTGTTATGACTGACGGAGCAGCTCTACCTTTAGCTTTTAGCAAAACAATACCACAGCTACGCAAAAAAAAATTGATCCATGGCACCATAACCATAGGCAACGCGTTTGGCGGAGACATTGAAGCAGTTAATATCTATTCTGGATTGCTTGCTGCAAAGCATGTACTAAAAGCTGATATTATTGTTGTTACTATGGGGCCTGGAATAGTAGGAACAGGTACAAAATGGGGCTTCAGCGGTATAGAACAAGGTCAGATAATAAACGCAGTGGAATCTCTTGGAGGAATTCCAATTGCTGTACCCAGAATAAGTTTTGTGGACCAGCGTCAGCGCCATTATGGGCTTAGCCACCATACAATTACTGTGTTAGAAAAAATTGCTTTAGCACCTGCTATTGTTCCCTTAGCAAAACTGTATTTTCCAAAATTGAAGTATGTCCTAAAGCAATGGAAAGAAGCTAACTTAGGTAAAAAACATTTTTTGAAGATAATTGATGTACATAAGTCTTTAAATGAATTAATTCAAACAGATTTAAAAGTTTCAACTATGGGAAGGAAAATACATGAGGATCAGGAATTCTTTGCTACAGCAGTTGCGTCCGGGGCAATGGCTGTTAAATATTTAATTAAATGA
- a CDS encoding NUDIX hydrolase — MEETKKSQLIYDGKIIKVRLDEVKLLNGKYAKREIVEHPGAAAIIALFPTNEILLVKQYRKALEKTLYELPAGKLEKGELPEKSAARELLEETGIKAGKIIKVLSFYTSPGFCNETIYLFLAEDLQEKSQQLDEDEFLTIEKVPLTKAHSMILNGQIEDAKTIIGILWLTNHYGNA, encoded by the coding sequence ATGGAAGAAACAAAGAAATCGCAGTTAATTTATGATGGTAAAATAATTAAAGTTAGATTAGATGAAGTAAAGCTATTAAACGGCAAATATGCAAAAAGGGAAATTGTAGAACATCCTGGTGCAGCGGCAATTATAGCGTTATTTCCAACAAATGAGATATTATTAGTAAAACAGTATCGTAAAGCTTTAGAAAAAACACTATATGAGTTACCGGCTGGGAAGTTGGAAAAAGGGGAATTGCCAGAAAAAAGTGCGGCTAGGGAATTATTAGAAGAAACTGGAATAAAGGCAGGAAAAATAATAAAAGTTTTATCTTTTTATACATCTCCTGGCTTCTGTAACGAAACGATTTATTTATTTTTGGCTGAAGATTTACAAGAGAAGTCACAGCAATTGGATGAAGATGAGTTTTTAACCATTGAAAAAGTACCCCTTACTAAAGCTCATAGTATGATTTTAAATGGGCAAATTGAAGATGCCAAAACTATTATAGGTATTCTATGGTTAACGAATCACTATGGTAACGCTTAA